A section of the Elusimicrobiaceae bacterium genome encodes:
- a CDS encoding prepilin-type N-terminal cleavage/methylation domain-containing protein: MNMKQGFTLIELLVVVLIIGILSAIALPKYQVAVEKTYATQVLLILQGIMKAEDIYYISEGKFPNNYDILDIEVPGTLNAQNRYVFSNGAFVGKPESSGMVHGGTGRGLQLYCTPANYTPTTDYQPNHCYCKGHDNITNTVCKSLGGKIIGSGGCSATGDAMDTTIRSCTNYELP, encoded by the coding sequence ATGAATATGAAACAAGGATTCACCTTAATAGAACTACTGGTAGTCGTGTTAATTATTGGCATTTTGTCTGCTATTGCCTTGCCAAAGTATCAAGTGGCTGTAGAAAAAACATATGCTACGCAAGTATTACTTATACTGCAAGGTATTATGAAAGCAGAAGATATATATTATATTTCCGAGGGAAAATTTCCCAATAATTATGACATATTGGATATAGAAGTTCCTGGAACTTTGAATGCCCAGAACAGGTATGTTTTTTCAAATGGAGCTTTTGTAGGTAAACCAGAATCTAGTGGCATGGTACACGGAGGAACAGGAAGAGGATTGCAACTTTATTGTACTCCCGCTAATTATACGCCTACAACAGATTATCAACCAAATCACTGTTATTGTAAAGGACATGACAATATCACAAATACGGTGTGTAAAAGCTTAGGCGGAAAAATAATAGGTAGCGGCGGATGTTCTGCCACAGGAGATGCCATG
- the hrcA gene encoding heat-inducible transcription repressor HrcA, with the protein MRILKPEVAKERKEKILRWVVQQFVENRRPIGSQLLADSALQDISSATIRNIMKALEEEGYLYQPHTSGGRIPTDKAYRYYVDYLTGMQRMAAQERQRIEEQYEERVGELNNVMLHTSRLLARLSGAAGFVYTANVKDQVVKRLDFLPLGSGMLLAVLVTQSGMVRHWPVRLGYDVSPSKLRVLSQLINEEITGLTLQEAQKFLWQYVQSNRREVADVADVAVQVLKDMQAPQAEAEELYVEGLGRMLENTEAADYEDLKQMMRVVEERQRLSGLLAEKMADLRRSGKEVTVSIGSENEIKELQNVSIVSSAYRVGDKTVGMLGIIGPKHMQYTKVMSLVKFMGDLLEGSMSAWNGLPNKEDDYE; encoded by the coding sequence ATGAGAATATTAAAACCCGAAGTGGCCAAAGAACGAAAAGAGAAAATCCTGCGCTGGGTGGTGCAACAGTTCGTAGAGAACCGCCGCCCCATTGGGTCTCAATTATTAGCAGACAGTGCATTACAGGATATTTCCAGCGCCACGATCCGTAATATAATGAAGGCCTTGGAAGAAGAAGGATACCTCTACCAACCGCACACTTCCGGCGGGCGCATCCCGACTGATAAAGCATATCGCTATTATGTGGACTATTTAACCGGTATGCAACGTATGGCTGCCCAAGAGAGACAGCGTATTGAAGAGCAGTATGAGGAGCGTGTAGGGGAACTTAATAATGTTATGTTGCACACCTCTCGTTTGCTGGCGCGTTTGAGCGGAGCGGCGGGGTTTGTCTATACCGCTAACGTAAAAGACCAAGTGGTCAAACGGTTGGACTTTTTGCCTTTGGGATCTGGCATGTTGCTAGCCGTACTGGTAACCCAGTCGGGAATGGTGCGGCATTGGCCGGTGCGTTTGGGATATGATGTATCTCCTAGTAAATTGCGGGTACTGAGCCAGTTAATTAATGAAGAAATTACCGGGCTTACCTTGCAAGAAGCGCAGAAATTCTTGTGGCAATATGTGCAGTCAAATCGCCGCGAAGTGGCCGACGTAGCCGATGTGGCGGTGCAGGTGCTCAAAGATATGCAGGCTCCTCAGGCTGAGGCGGAAGAATTGTATGTGGAAGGGCTGGGCCGGATGCTGGAAAATACAGAAGCGGCCGATTATGAAGACCTTAAACAAATGATGCGCGTAGTGGAAGAGCGTCAACGTCTCTCAGGCCTGCTAGCTGAAAAAATGGCCGATTTGCGCCGCTCCGGTAAAGAGGTAACGGTGAGCATCGGCAGTGAAAATGAAATAAAAGAGTTGCAGAACGTGAGCATTGTATCGTCAGCTTATCGGGTGGGAGATAAGACGGTAGGTATGCTTGGCATTATCGGTCCCAAACATATGCAGTACACCAAAGTGATGTCGCTAGTGAAATTTATGGGGGATTTGTTGGAAGGCAGTATGAGTGCCTGGAACGGCCTACCCAACAAGGAAGACGATTATGAGTAA
- a CDS encoding nucleotide exchange factor GrpE gives MSKKHHHHEEPEEIIEPEEMAEAEEQTEETPAAEQPDYYEKYVRLSADFENFRKRTEREKAALLAYGKKDFAEKMLPAYEVLLRQYTKMEKATENASEEMQNVLGGLKMVLGELKKAFQSEGIEKMEVVGKPYDPQTAEAIAVIPAKPEQDGQVLEEVQMGFLIDGKLLRPARVVVGKGAEETK, from the coding sequence ATGAGTAAGAAACATCATCATCACGAAGAACCGGAAGAAATCATAGAGCCGGAAGAAATGGCGGAAGCAGAGGAGCAAACGGAAGAAACTCCTGCCGCCGAACAGCCGGATTATTACGAAAAATATGTACGTTTGAGTGCGGATTTTGAAAATTTCCGCAAACGTACCGAACGTGAAAAAGCCGCTCTGCTGGCATACGGCAAAAAAGACTTTGCCGAAAAAATGTTGCCTGCCTATGAGGTACTGCTACGCCAGTACACGAAAATGGAAAAAGCAACCGAAAACGCCAGCGAAGAAATGCAAAATGTATTGGGCGGACTAAAAATGGTATTGGGGGAATTGAAAAAAGCCTTCCAGAGCGAAGGGATTGAAAAAATGGAAGTTGTAGGCAAGCCCTATGACCCGCAAACCGCCGAAGCAATCGCGGTAATTCCGGCTAAACCGGAACAAGACGGGCAAGTGTTGGAAGAAGTACAAATGGGATTTTTAATAGACGGTAAATTGTTGCGTCCGGCCCGGGTAGTAGTGGGCAAGGGTGCCGAAGAAACGAAGTAA
- the dnaK gene encoding molecular chaperone DnaK, which produces MAKIIGIDLGTSNTAAAVMEGGRGTIIPSAEGSSIGGKAFPSYVAFTKDGQRLVGEPARRQAIANPEGTVTAFKRRMGENYKFNLRGQEFTPQQLSAFVLQKVKKDAEAFLGEPVEKAVITVPAYFNDNQRQATKDAGRIAGLEVVRLVNEPTAAALAFGIDKAGKEQKILVFDLGGGTLDVTIMEMGKEGTFDVLSTSGDTKLGGTDMDNAIIAWMVDEFKKSTGIDLSADKQAQQRLKEAAEKAKIELSTTMETDINLPFISADATGPKHLELKLSRAKLESLVDSIVKRCGKSIDQAISDAQLSASQIDRIILVGGPTRMPIVQKYVEDHVGKKIERGIDPMECVAIGASVQAGILTGEVKDVLLLDVTPLSLGLETLGGVCTRLIERNTTIPVRKTQVFSTASDNQPAVTINVLQGERPMAKDNVPLGKFDLDGIPPAPRGVPQIEVTFDIDANGILNVSAKDLGTNKEQHITISSPNKLSDAEVEKFVKDAEKFAEEDKKHKEFVEAKNEGDSVLYQTEKALKDYGDKVSQDDRLAIDRALNDLRDALKGEDAAKIRSAKDAALQASQKLGEAMYKAQQAQAGAQAGAQAGAQPGADAAQANAGAAGAAKDDVVEAEVVDK; this is translated from the coding sequence ATGGCTAAAATTATTGGTATTGACTTAGGAACTTCAAATACTGCTGCGGCAGTAATGGAAGGGGGCAGAGGAACCATTATTCCTTCTGCGGAAGGAAGCTCTATTGGGGGAAAAGCATTTCCTTCTTATGTAGCTTTTACAAAAGACGGACAAAGATTGGTGGGGGAACCGGCTCGCCGTCAGGCGATTGCCAACCCGGAAGGTACGGTAACGGCTTTCAAACGCCGCATGGGGGAAAACTATAAGTTCAATTTGCGCGGGCAAGAATTTACCCCGCAACAACTCTCCGCTTTCGTATTGCAGAAAGTGAAAAAAGATGCGGAAGCCTTTTTGGGCGAACCGGTGGAAAAAGCCGTCATCACCGTTCCGGCGTATTTTAACGATAACCAACGCCAAGCTACTAAAGACGCCGGTCGTATTGCCGGATTGGAAGTAGTGCGCTTGGTAAACGAACCGACGGCGGCGGCCTTGGCTTTCGGTATCGATAAAGCCGGCAAAGAGCAAAAGATTTTGGTCTTTGATTTGGGCGGTGGTACCTTGGATGTAACCATTATGGAAATGGGGAAAGAAGGTACCTTTGATGTATTGTCCACTTCCGGTGATACCAAATTGGGTGGTACGGATATGGATAATGCCATTATCGCGTGGATGGTAGATGAATTTAAGAAATCTACGGGCATTGATTTGTCGGCTGACAAACAAGCTCAACAACGTCTTAAAGAAGCGGCCGAAAAAGCCAAAATTGAGCTTTCCACCACCATGGAAACAGACATTAACTTGCCGTTTATCAGCGCCGATGCTACCGGCCCGAAACATTTGGAACTGAAATTGTCTCGTGCCAAACTGGAAAGTTTGGTGGACAGCATTGTAAAACGCTGCGGCAAATCCATTGACCAAGCTATTTCCGATGCTCAATTATCCGCTTCTCAAATTGACCGCATTATTTTGGTCGGCGGTCCGACTCGTATGCCGATCGTGCAAAAATACGTGGAAGATCACGTGGGCAAGAAAATCGAACGCGGTATTGACCCGATGGAATGTGTGGCAATCGGTGCCAGCGTGCAAGCCGGTATTTTAACAGGCGAAGTGAAAGACGTTCTATTGCTCGACGTTACCCCGCTCTCTTTAGGTTTGGAAACGTTGGGCGGCGTATGCACCCGCTTAATTGAACGTAACACCACTATTCCGGTGCGCAAAACGCAAGTGTTCTCTACCGCCTCTGACAATCAACCGGCCGTAACTATCAATGTACTGCAGGGTGAACGTCCGATGGCCAAAGACAATGTGCCTTTAGGGAAATTTGACCTCGACGGTATCCCGCCTGCTCCGCGCGGCGTGCCGCAAATTGAAGTGACGTTTGATATTGATGCCAACGGTATTTTGAACGTGTCTGCCAAAGACCTCGGCACCAATAAAGAGCAACACATCACGATTAGCTCTCCCAACAAACTCAGTGATGCCGAAGTGGAAAAATTTGTCAAAGACGCAGAGAAATTTGCCGAAGAAGACAAAAAGCATAAAGAGTTTGTGGAAGCCAAAAATGAAGGCGACAGTGTGCTCTATCAAACCGAAAAGGCCTTGAAAGATTACGGCGATAAAGTCTCTCAAGACGACCGCTTGGCCATTGACCGTGCGTTAAATGACTTGCGTGACGCTTTGAAAGGCGAGGACGCGGCCAAAATCCGCTCTGCCAAAGATGCCGCTTTGCAAGCCAGCCAAAAACTCGGCGAGGCAATGTACAAAGCGCAACAAGCCCAAGCCGGTGCTCAAGCGGGCGCACAAGCCGGTGCCCAACCGGGTGCTGACGCGGCGCAAGCCAATGCTGGTGCTGCAGGCGCTGCCAAGGACGACGTAGTCGAAGCCGAAGTGGTTGATAAATAA
- a CDS encoding prepilin-type N-terminal cleavage/methylation domain-containing protein, with the protein MWIRKKGAFTLIELLVVVLIIGILSAIALPQYQKTVEKAKATQALTVLSSLAQAQKVYYMANGKYADNFADLDWEIPWTGKNTWHNQTKDTRSNGEWSLQIFHNDTTICLMMGRLSGPYKGIGFNYYLSSSVYKNQTYCLERLGYGLSYTGKEGAYCTGIMNGIYIPEFSDNSIARLYELP; encoded by the coding sequence ATGTGGATAAGAAAAAAGGGTGCTTTTACACTGATAGAACTATTGGTTGTGGTGCTTATTATAGGGATTTTGTCTGCCATTGCGTTGCCGCAATATCAAAAGACGGTGGAAAAAGCAAAAGCCACACAAGCTCTGACGGTATTAAGTTCCTTGGCACAAGCCCAAAAAGTGTATTATATGGCTAATGGGAAATATGCCGATAATTTTGCGGATTTGGATTGGGAAATACCCTGGACGGGAAAAAATACGTGGCATAATCAAACGAAAGACACGCGCTCTAATGGAGAATGGAGTCTGCAAATTTTTCACAATGATACTACCATCTGTTTAATGATGGGCCGTTTGTCGGGGCCTTATAAAGGAATTGGTTTTAATTACTATTTATCTAGTTCAGTGTATAAAAATCAGACGTATTGTTTGGAGCGTTTGGGCTATGGTCTTTCTTATACTGGTAAGGAAGGGGCTTATTGTACTGGGATTATGAACGGAATTTATATCCCGGAATTCTCTGATAATAGTATTGCACGTCTCTACGAACTTCCTTGA